In Bacillus cytotoxicus NVH 391-98, the following are encoded in one genomic region:
- the gabT gene encoding 4-aminobutyrate--2-oxoglutarate transaminase produces MSIKKYAKVNEQIPGPKAASLLERRQNIIPRGVSNGISTFVQSADGALVTDVDGNQFIDFAGAIGTINVGHCHPAVTEALHKQVDQYIHTGFNVMMYEPYIELAEKLARLAPGNFDKQVLFLNSGAEAVENAVKIARKYTRRSGIIAFSKGFHGRTLMTMTMTSKVKPYKFGFGPFAPEVYKAPFPYEYRRPEGLTDEQYDNFMIEELKNFFLSEVAPESIAAVVMEPVQGEGGFIVPSKKFVQEVRRLCSEYDILFVADEIQTGFSRTGKYFAIDHYDVVPDLITVSKSLGAGVPISGVIGRKEIMNEAAPGELGGTYAGSPLGCVAALAVLDIIEKEKLNDRAMHIGKIVMERFEEMKKKYHCIGHVRGLGAMCAFELVKDRSTKEPDKALTANLCAEANKRGLLLLSAGTYGNVIRVLMPLIITDEQLEEGLTIIEESLQSCYTQANMARV; encoded by the coding sequence ATGAGTATAAAAAAATATGCAAAAGTAAATGAGCAAATTCCAGGGCCAAAAGCAGCTTCTTTATTAGAACGTCGTCAAAATATTATACCAAGAGGTGTGAGTAATGGGATTTCAACGTTTGTACAATCAGCAGATGGAGCACTTGTAACAGATGTCGATGGAAATCAATTCATTGATTTTGCAGGTGCGATTGGAACGATTAATGTAGGGCATTGTCATCCAGCAGTAACAGAAGCGCTTCATAAACAAGTAGATCAATATATTCATACTGGCTTTAATGTTATGATGTATGAACCGTATATTGAGCTAGCAGAGAAATTAGCTAGATTAGCACCAGGAAATTTTGATAAGCAAGTATTATTTTTAAATAGCGGTGCGGAAGCAGTTGAAAATGCAGTGAAGATTGCTCGTAAATATACGAGAAGATCTGGTATCATTGCATTTTCAAAAGGATTTCATGGTCGCACATTAATGACAATGACGATGACAAGTAAAGTGAAACCGTATAAATTTGGCTTTGGACCATTTGCCCCTGAAGTATATAAAGCGCCGTTTCCATATGAGTATCGCCGTCCAGAAGGGTTAACAGATGAGCAATATGATAACTTTATGATTGAAGAATTGAAGAACTTCTTCCTATCAGAAGTAGCTCCAGAAAGCATAGCTGCTGTTGTAATGGAACCTGTTCAAGGTGAGGGTGGTTTTATCGTTCCAAGTAAAAAGTTTGTTCAAGAAGTACGTCGTCTTTGCTCGGAATATGACATTTTATTTGTAGCTGATGAAATTCAAACAGGATTTAGCCGGACAGGAAAATATTTTGCAATTGATCATTACGATGTTGTACCAGATTTAATTACGGTTTCTAAGTCACTAGGGGCTGGAGTACCAATTAGTGGAGTTATTGGTCGTAAGGAGATAATGAATGAGGCAGCACCAGGCGAGCTTGGAGGAACGTACGCGGGAAGTCCACTTGGCTGCGTAGCCGCATTAGCTGTTTTAGATATTATTGAGAAAGAAAAGTTAAATGATCGAGCTATGCATATTGGGAAAATTGTGATGGAACGATTTGAAGAGATGAAGAAGAAATATCATTGTATTGGTCATGTTCGTGGATTAGGGGCAATGTGTGCATTTGAGCTTGTGAAAGATCGCAGTACGAAAGAGCCTGATAAAGCTTTAACTGCAAACTTATGTGCTGAAGCGAATAAACGTGGCTTGCTTTTATTATCAGCGGGAACTTATGGAAATGTCATTCGTGTTCTTATGCCGCTCATTATTACAGATGAGCAATTGGAAGAAGGGCTTACAATTATTGAAGAATCTTTACAATCTTGTTATACACAAGCAAATATGGCTCGGGTATAA
- a CDS encoding sigma-54 interaction domain-containing protein yields MVAEKERAYMDLKDVFEYAFDEIFVTDEKGIVVRVNSTCERHYQLSAKELIGKHVKDLQKEGIFYPSATLEVIEKKKPIELVQTTKSGEYLHVRTRPVFDAKGNLRRVISYSRDLTELYQLRKKVEEMDHQLKTYKRELRETYEHEGLIFKSVAMQKIVETIKKISMVDSTVLILGETGVGKSRLVRHLHEISHRKNEVFYEMNCAALPTNLIESELFGYAGGSFTGANREGKKGILELAHKGTLFLDEIGEIPLEMQAKLLQVLQEKTFRPVGGRELKKVDVRIVAATNRNLAEMVKQGTFRKDLFYRLNVIPIQIPPLRERTEDILPLVYHYLQHFNEKYGRDVKLAPSTLQMFVGYPWEGNNREIENVIERLVITADDIVTIEDLPVSMQEVTIEQSGQSLYQMLEEVERNIILKAYKTYGSSYKVAEFLKISQSAATRKIKKLIGGDFIVGREET; encoded by the coding sequence ATGGTTGCAGAAAAGGAAAGAGCATATATGGATTTAAAAGATGTATTTGAATATGCGTTTGACGAAATCTTTGTTACGGATGAGAAAGGGATTGTTGTACGTGTAAATAGTACATGTGAAAGGCACTATCAATTGTCCGCGAAAGAATTGATTGGGAAACATGTGAAAGATTTGCAAAAGGAAGGGATTTTCTATCCATCTGCAACATTAGAAGTCATTGAGAAGAAGAAACCAATTGAACTTGTTCAGACAACAAAATCAGGTGAGTATTTACATGTTCGTACAAGACCGGTGTTTGATGCAAAGGGAAATTTACGTAGAGTCATCAGTTATTCTCGTGATCTCACTGAACTTTATCAATTACGAAAAAAAGTAGAGGAGATGGATCATCAATTAAAGACATATAAAAGGGAATTACGAGAAACATATGAGCACGAAGGACTTATTTTTAAAAGTGTAGCTATGCAGAAAATAGTCGAAACAATCAAAAAAATATCCATGGTAGATAGTACAGTCCTCATTTTGGGTGAGACCGGTGTAGGAAAGAGTAGATTAGTACGTCATTTACATGAAATTAGCCATCGAAAAAATGAAGTGTTTTATGAAATGAACTGTGCGGCATTGCCAACAAATCTTATTGAATCAGAGCTATTTGGATATGCTGGAGGGTCTTTTACGGGCGCCAATCGTGAAGGGAAGAAAGGAATATTAGAACTCGCACATAAAGGAACGCTTTTTTTAGATGAAATAGGAGAAATACCGCTAGAAATGCAAGCGAAATTATTACAAGTGCTACAGGAAAAAACATTCCGCCCGGTAGGGGGTAGAGAATTAAAAAAGGTGGATGTTCGTATTGTAGCAGCTACGAATAGAAATTTAGCAGAAATGGTGAAACAAGGGACTTTTCGAAAAGACTTGTTTTACCGTCTAAATGTCATACCGATTCAAATTCCGCCCCTTCGTGAAAGAACAGAGGATATTTTGCCATTAGTTTATCATTATTTACAGCACTTTAATGAAAAGTATGGACGAGATGTGAAATTAGCCCCTAGTACATTACAAATGTTTGTAGGATATCCTTGGGAAGGGAATAATCGTGAAATTGAGAATGTAATTGAGCGGCTTGTTATTACTGCTGATGATATTGTTACGATAGAAGATTTACCAGTATCTATGCAAGAAGTAACGATTGAACAATCTGGTCAAAGTCTCTACCAAATGTTGGAGGAAGTAGAGCGGAATATTATTTTAAAAGCATATAAAACATATGGATCAAGCTATAAAGTAGCAGAGTTTTTGAAAATAAGTCAATCGGCAGCTACTCGGAAAATTAAAAAGTTAATAGGAGGGGATTTCATAGTTGGGAGAGAAGAAACTTAA
- a CDS encoding APC family permease, protein MGEKKLKKVLSRFDVLFLAIGAMLGWGWVVLSGDWVTSAGSMGAVIAFIIGGLLVIFVGLTYAELASAMPETGGGLLYVRKAFGKKAAFVASWAIILGYVSVVTFEAVALPTVVDYVLPHYQSIYLWTIAGWDVYLTWAMIGMGGALFITIINYFGVKTAAVFQSIFTLFIVATGIMLVFGAGFNGDTKNLEPFFIDGIGGVMTVLIMVPFLFVGFDVIPQVAEEVNLPFKEIGKLLIFSVICAVIFYLFIALGVSMALNQKALLQTKLATADAMGAVFGSKVFANILIFGGLAGIITSWNAFIIGGSRVLYAMSKEGMIPAWFGKVHPKYNTPSHSIIFLGMLSFFAPLLGRPALVWIVDAGGLGIVVSYLLVSLSFFILRKRAPKMKRPFQVKNGRVVGSIAIILSIGFIVLYMPGMPAALIWPYEWLMVLGWVTLGGYFFIRMLLGKYKRNTFKQESIEEEENFG, encoded by the coding sequence TTGGGAGAGAAGAAACTTAAAAAGGTGTTATCACGTTTTGATGTTCTTTTCCTTGCGATCGGTGCAATGCTTGGATGGGGCTGGGTTGTTCTCTCGGGGGATTGGGTTACATCTGCTGGTTCAATGGGGGCTGTAATTGCCTTTATTATTGGAGGGTTACTTGTTATTTTCGTTGGATTAACATACGCTGAACTTGCTTCCGCGATGCCGGAAACAGGCGGTGGCTTATTGTATGTACGTAAGGCATTTGGAAAGAAGGCGGCTTTTGTTGCATCATGGGCAATCATACTAGGATATGTATCTGTCGTTACCTTTGAAGCTGTTGCATTACCGACAGTGGTAGATTATGTATTACCTCATTATCAAAGCATTTATTTATGGACGATTGCTGGTTGGGATGTATACTTGACATGGGCGATGATTGGAATGGGTGGTGCCCTGTTTATTACAATTATCAATTATTTTGGTGTGAAGACAGCAGCTGTGTTTCAAAGTATATTTACTCTCTTTATTGTAGCAACAGGAATTATGCTTGTTTTTGGCGCTGGTTTCAACGGCGATACAAAAAATTTAGAACCGTTTTTTATAGATGGTATAGGCGGAGTTATGACCGTTCTTATTATGGTTCCGTTTTTATTTGTTGGATTCGATGTAATCCCTCAAGTTGCTGAAGAAGTAAATCTTCCATTTAAAGAGATTGGGAAACTTTTAATTTTTTCTGTCATTTGTGCTGTGATTTTCTATCTTTTTATAGCATTAGGTGTATCAATGGCGTTAAATCAGAAAGCGCTTCTTCAAACAAAATTAGCAACAGCAGATGCTATGGGAGCAGTGTTCGGTTCTAAAGTATTTGCGAATATCTTAATTTTTGGTGGCTTAGCTGGTATCATTACAAGTTGGAATGCTTTCATCATTGGAGGCAGCCGTGTATTATACGCAATGTCGAAAGAAGGAATGATACCGGCATGGTTTGGAAAAGTGCATCCAAAATATAACACCCCTTCTCATTCTATCATCTTTTTAGGGATGCTATCCTTTTTTGCACCATTACTAGGAAGACCGGCGCTTGTTTGGATTGTAGATGCAGGTGGACTTGGCATTGTTGTTTCTTACTTATTAGTCAGTCTATCCTTTTTCATATTACGCAAAAGAGCACCGAAGATGAAGCGACCATTTCAAGTAAAGAATGGAAGAGTAGTTGGAAGTATTGCAATTATATTAAGTATTGGCTTTATTGTATTATATATGCCAGGCATGCCAGCGGCGCTAATTTGGCCATATGAATGGTTAATGGTACTAGGTTGGGTAACTTTGGGAGGTTATTTCTTTATTAGAATGCTTCTCGGTAAGTATAAAAGAAACACTTTCAAACAGGAAAGTATAGAGGAGGAAGAGAATTTTGGATAA
- a CDS encoding NAD-dependent succinate-semialdehyde dehydrogenase has product MDKKATYVNLDQKAMYINGEWIQLEEQIKIHNPATQEIFATVPKGGVTEAKQAVDAAHEAFKSWSKLTAAERAEKLRKWFTLIDENKEEIAAIMTREQGKPFLEALGEVNYANSFVEWYAEEGKRVYGEMIPASHPNKRILVTKQPVGVIAAITPWNFPAAMITRKVAPALAAGCTAVVKPASQTPLTALKLAELAHEANIPKGVLNIVTGSAKAIADAWMEDGRVRKVSFTGSTEIGKELMSSAAKTMKKVSLELGGHAPFIVMNDADLDKAVEAVIGSKFRNAGQTCICTNRVFVQEAVYEEFVAKFKKAVAQLKVGDGFGEGTTVGPLIDANAVEKVQEHIEDAVKKGGEILYGGQTVTELNGHFIEPTVIGGANDTMLCMTEETFGPVAPVAKFKTVEEVIERANNTPYGLAAYIFTKDMSQAFQISEALEYGIIGLNDGLPSVAQAPFGGFKESGIGREGGHFGIEEYLEIKYISLGL; this is encoded by the coding sequence TTGGATAAGAAAGCGACATATGTAAATTTAGATCAAAAAGCAATGTATATAAATGGTGAATGGATTCAATTAGAGGAACAAATTAAAATTCATAATCCAGCAACACAAGAGATATTTGCCACGGTTCCAAAAGGTGGAGTGACAGAGGCGAAGCAAGCCGTTGATGCTGCGCATGAAGCTTTTAAATCTTGGTCAAAATTAACAGCGGCTGAGCGTGCGGAGAAATTAAGAAAATGGTTTACGCTTATTGATGAAAATAAAGAAGAAATTGCTGCTATTATGACGAGAGAACAAGGAAAGCCATTTCTTGAGGCACTTGGAGAAGTAAATTATGCAAATAGCTTTGTAGAGTGGTATGCAGAAGAAGGAAAACGTGTATACGGTGAAATGATTCCAGCTTCTCATCCGAATAAACGTATTTTAGTAACGAAACAACCTGTTGGGGTTATTGCAGCTATTACACCATGGAACTTCCCAGCGGCAATGATTACAAGAAAAGTAGCACCAGCACTTGCAGCAGGCTGTACAGCAGTTGTAAAACCTGCTAGCCAAACCCCGTTAACAGCGCTGAAATTAGCGGAATTAGCACATGAAGCTAATATTCCAAAAGGTGTTTTAAACATTGTAACAGGTAGTGCCAAAGCGATTGCAGATGCTTGGATGGAAGATGGCCGCGTAAGAAAAGTTTCCTTTACAGGATCAACGGAAATTGGAAAAGAATTAATGTCTAGCGCTGCGAAAACGATGAAGAAAGTGTCACTTGAACTAGGAGGGCACGCTCCATTTATCGTGATGAATGATGCGGATTTAGATAAAGCTGTCGAAGCTGTAATTGGGTCGAAATTCCGTAATGCTGGGCAAACATGTATCTGTACAAACCGCGTTTTTGTACAGGAAGCGGTATATGAAGAATTTGTAGCGAAATTCAAAAAAGCAGTTGCACAGTTAAAAGTTGGAGATGGCTTTGGTGAAGGGACAACTGTAGGACCGCTTATCGATGCAAATGCAGTAGAAAAAGTACAAGAGCACATTGAAGATGCAGTGAAAAAAGGCGGCGAAATTTTATATGGAGGCCAAACGGTTACAGAATTAAATGGTCACTTTATTGAACCAACTGTTATTGGCGGTGCAAATGATACGATGCTATGCATGACAGAAGAGACATTTGGTCCAGTAGCGCCAGTTGCGAAGTTTAAAACGGTAGAAGAAGTGATTGAGCGTGCGAATAATACGCCATATGGTTTAGCGGCATATATATTTACAAAAGATATGAGTCAAGCATTCCAAATTAGTGAAGCATTAGAATATGGAATTATCGGTTTAAATGATGGCCTTCCATCTGTTGCACAAGCGCCGTTTGGTGGATTTAAAGAAAGCGGGATCGGTCGTGAAGGCGGTCACTTTGGAATTGAAGAGTATTTAGAAATTAAATATATTTCATTAGGATTATAA
- a CDS encoding DMT family transporter: MIYWLLLLVTIIFEVAGTVAMKLSNGLTKFVPSVFIFVCYGICFSVFAIVVKKIHLSIAYAIWSGLGTLCITIISFCFFKEHISLFQAFCILFIVLGVIGLKVSSAT; this comes from the coding sequence ATGATATATTGGTTATTACTACTCGTAACAATTATATTTGAAGTCGCTGGAACGGTCGCAATGAAGTTATCAAATGGTTTAACGAAGTTTGTTCCAAGTGTATTCATCTTTGTATGTTATGGCATTTGTTTTAGCGTTTTTGCCATTGTTGTAAAAAAGATTCATTTAAGTATTGCTTACGCAATCTGGTCCGGTTTAGGCACATTATGTATTACAATCATTAGCTTTTGCTTTTTTAAAGAACATATTAGCTTGTTTCAAGCGTTTTGCATTCTGTTCATTGTATTAGGTGTAATCGGATTAAAGGTTTCATCAGCAACATAA
- a CDS encoding aminopeptidase — MSFEQNLEKYAALAVNVGVNIQPGQTLSINAPLEAAPFVRLVTEKAYKSGAKHVYVDWNDEVLTRLKFDLAPDEAFSEFPAWKARAREELAKEGAAFMSIYAENPDLLKGVDATKIATAHKVAGEAMKVYRDYVQADKVSWCVISVPTKEWAAKVFPDVSPEQQEAKLWDAIFQATRTNLENPVEAWKKHDETLHKKVDYLNEKHYKALHYTGPGTDLTIELPEKHVWAGAGSLNEKNVPFMANIPTEEVFTMPLKTGVNGYVSNTKPFVFSGNIIDNFTLTFENGRIVDYKADVGEEALKHLIETDEGSHFLGEVALVPHDSPISNTNILFYNTLFDENASCHLAIGNAYAFNLEGGKTMTKEELAANGANASITHEDFMIGSADLDIDGITADGKHEPIFRKGNWAF, encoded by the coding sequence ATGTCATTTGAACAGAACTTAGAGAAATATGCTGCACTTGCAGTAAATGTTGGCGTAAACATTCAACCTGGTCAAACGTTATCGATTAATGCTCCACTTGAAGCTGCTCCATTTGTACGTCTCGTTACAGAAAAAGCATATAAATCTGGTGCAAAGCATGTATATGTAGATTGGAATGATGAAGTGTTAACACGCTTAAAGTTTGATTTAGCTCCAGATGAAGCGTTCTCTGAATTTCCTGCTTGGAAAGCGCGTGCACGTGAAGAATTAGCAAAAGAAGGTGCGGCATTTATGTCTATTTATGCAGAGAATCCTGACTTATTAAAAGGTGTAGATGCAACAAAAATTGCAACTGCTCATAAAGTTGCTGGAGAAGCGATGAAGGTATATCGCGATTATGTACAAGCTGATAAAGTAAGCTGGTGCGTCATCTCTGTTCCTACAAAAGAATGGGCTGCAAAAGTATTCCCTGATGTATCGCCCGAGCAACAAGAAGCAAAGCTGTGGGATGCTATTTTCCAAGCGACTCGTACAAATCTTGAAAACCCAGTTGAAGCATGGAAAAAGCATGATGAAACATTACATAAAAAAGTCGACTACTTAAATGAAAAACACTATAAAGCACTTCACTACACAGGCCCTGGAACAGATTTAACAATTGAACTTCCAGAAAAACACGTTTGGGCTGGCGCTGGTAGCTTAAATGAAAAAAATGTACCGTTTATGGCTAATATCCCAACAGAAGAAGTCTTTACTATGCCATTAAAGACAGGTGTGAACGGCTATGTTTCGAACACAAAACCATTTGTGTTTTCCGGAAATATTATTGATAACTTTACACTCACTTTTGAAAATGGTCGCATCGTTGACTATAAAGCAGACGTTGGCGAAGAAGCGTTAAAACATTTAATTGAAACAGATGAAGGCTCTCATTTCTTAGGGGAAGTTGCCTTAGTGCCGCATGATTCACCGATTTCAAATACAAATATTCTATTCTACAATACACTATTTGATGAAAATGCCTCTTGTCATTTAGCAATTGGAAATGCTTATGCATTTAACTTAGAGGGCGGAAAAACAATGACGAAAGAGGAGCTTGCAGCAAACGGAGCAAATGCTAGCATTACACACGAAGACTTCATGATTGGTTCAGCTGATCTTGATATCGATGGTATTACAGCTGATGGGAAACATGAGCCTATCTTCCGTAAAGGGAATTGGGCGTTTTAA
- a CDS encoding polysaccharide deacetylase family protein produces the protein MKKYIAIALCTSAILAGCNTSNVSNEPKQEKQVQKQVKKQDELVKPQGKIVSDPITYESMNTSIRVTDVKDSFTEVQYKIWRTADGKESAKPFASKEKDNQFVIPFHVNEFEGKRGEYQIEAFGVKEDGKRIPLTPSTITFQQHVPILMYHAIDDYHGQGIKDLFVSPANFEAQMKYLKDNGYTLLTFERWNEINKVNKPIFVTLDDGMKNNMNAFRILQQLKDATFKPTATEYMIVDNVGVEGALSADEIKEMVNSGIFSVQSHTATHADLPKITNYEEELKGSKEKLEKITGKPVIAIAYPFGHVNDQVVAETKKYYQFATTTKPGQFITKGEADELLKMKRVRVHHTTTVEQFAASIK, from the coding sequence ATGAAAAAATATATCGCTATTGCTTTATGCACATCTGCTATTCTAGCGGGCTGTAACACTAGCAATGTAAGTAATGAACCAAAACAAGAGAAACAGGTTCAAAAGCAAGTAAAAAAACAAGACGAGCTTGTAAAACCGCAAGGAAAGATTGTTTCTGATCCTATTACATATGAATCTATGAATACATCAATTCGTGTGACAGATGTAAAAGATTCTTTCACAGAAGTACAATATAAAATTTGGCGAACAGCAGACGGGAAAGAGAGCGCAAAACCTTTCGCTTCTAAAGAAAAAGACAATCAATTTGTAATTCCTTTTCATGTAAACGAGTTTGAAGGAAAACGCGGTGAATACCAAATTGAAGCATTTGGTGTGAAAGAAGACGGCAAACGCATCCCTCTTACACCATCTACCATTACATTCCAGCAACATGTTCCTATCTTAATGTATCATGCTATCGATGATTATCACGGTCAAGGAATTAAAGACTTATTTGTATCACCTGCTAACTTTGAAGCACAAATGAAATATTTAAAAGACAACGGGTATACGTTATTAACATTTGAACGATGGAACGAGATTAATAAAGTGAATAAACCGATATTTGTAACACTTGATGATGGGATGAAAAATAATATGAATGCATTCCGCATTCTGCAACAATTAAAGGATGCTACTTTTAAACCGACTGCAACCGAATATATGATTGTTGATAATGTCGGTGTTGAAGGTGCCTTATCGGCTGATGAAATAAAAGAGATGGTGAACTCTGGTATTTTCTCTGTCCAATCTCATACAGCGACACATGCTGACCTACCAAAAATCACAAACTATGAAGAAGAATTAAAAGGATCGAAAGAAAAGCTTGAAAAGATTACTGGAAAGCCTGTGATCGCTATTGCCTATCCGTTTGGACATGTAAATGATCAAGTTGTTGCAGAAACGAAAAAATATTATCAGTTTGCTACAACAACTAAACCAGGACAATTCATTACAAAAGGTGAAGCGGACGAATTGTTAAAAATGAAACGTGTTCGCGTCCACCACACAACTACGGTAGAGCAATTTGCTGCGTCTATTAAGTAA
- a CDS encoding NupC/NupG family nucleoside CNT transporter, with amino-acid sequence MQYVISIIGILAVLGLCFALSNNKSKINFRAIAIMIVFQIFIGWFMFATKVGQQIIILISKVFNKLIKLGTTGVDFLFNGIQRDFVFFLNVLLIIVFFSALLSIFSYLGVLPFIVRVVGGAISKVTGLPRVESFHAVNSVFFGSSEALIVIKNDLKHFNKNRMFIICCSAMSSVSASVTASYVMMLDAKYVLAALPLNLFSSLIVCSLLTPVDTKREEETVQKFDRSLFGDSFIGAMINGALDGLKVAGIVAALMIAFIGVMEVVNYVITSASGAMGHTITLQQIFGYILAPFAFLMGIPVHEIIPAGGIMGTKIALNEFVAILDLKEIAKTLSPRTIGIVTVFLISFASISQIGAIVGTIRALSEKQGSVVSKFGWKMLFASTLASILSATIAGLFI; translated from the coding sequence ATGCAATATGTAATAAGCATTATCGGCATCCTCGCCGTGTTAGGTTTATGCTTTGCTTTATCAAACAACAAAAGTAAAATTAACTTTCGTGCAATTGCTATTATGATTGTTTTTCAAATTTTTATTGGTTGGTTTATGTTTGCCACAAAGGTTGGTCAACAAATCATTATTTTAATTAGTAAAGTCTTCAACAAACTCATTAAACTTGGTACAACAGGTGTTGATTTTCTTTTTAATGGAATTCAACGAGATTTTGTCTTTTTCTTAAACGTACTATTAATTATTGTCTTTTTCTCGGCACTACTTTCTATTTTTAGTTATTTAGGCGTTTTACCATTTATTGTTCGCGTTGTAGGTGGTGCTATTTCAAAAGTTACTGGTTTACCACGCGTCGAGTCCTTCCATGCCGTAAATTCTGTATTTTTCGGTTCAAGTGAAGCTTTAATCGTAATTAAAAATGACTTAAAACACTTTAATAAAAACCGTATGTTCATCATTTGTTGTTCAGCGATGAGCTCTGTTTCAGCTTCTGTTACCGCATCATACGTGATGATGCTAGATGCGAAATATGTATTAGCTGCTCTTCCATTGAACTTATTCTCAAGCTTAATTGTTTGTTCTTTATTAACACCCGTTGATACAAAACGCGAAGAAGAAACTGTTCAAAAGTTTGATCGAAGCTTATTTGGTGATAGCTTCATTGGTGCAATGATTAATGGTGCATTAGACGGCTTAAAAGTAGCTGGTATCGTTGCTGCATTAATGATCGCCTTCATTGGTGTAATGGAAGTTGTAAACTACGTAATTACCTCCGCTTCAGGTGCAATGGGACATACAATTACACTACAACAAATTTTTGGTTATATTCTAGCCCCATTTGCTTTCCTAATGGGGATTCCAGTTCATGAAATTATCCCAGCTGGCGGCATTATGGGAACGAAAATCGCCTTAAATGAATTTGTAGCAATTCTTGATTTAAAAGAAATTGCGAAAACATTATCTCCACGTACAATTGGAATCGTTACAGTATTCTTAATTAGCTTCGCAAGTATTAGCCAAATTGGTGCAATCGTTGGTACCATTCGTGCTCTTTCTGAAAAACAAGGAAGTGTTGTTTCTAAATTTGGTTGGAAAATGCTATTTGCATCAACACTTGCTTCTATTTTATCCGCTACCATCGCTGGATTATTTATTTAA